One Nocardia sp. BMG111209 DNA segment encodes these proteins:
- the nagB gene encoding glucosamine-6-phosphate deaminase — MELVIADDAAAAGRLAGGIMADHIGGGAHAIGLATGSSPLGAYRELIRRHRAQGLSFRQVQAFLLDEYIGLPPGHPQSYARYIRDEFTSHVDIADAAVHSPDGNAADIPSAAASYEQMIATRGPIAVQILGIGGNGHLGFNEPGSSLRSRTRVKTLTPKTRADNARFFGDDLSRVPTHVLTQGLGTIGDAGHLLMIATGAAKAEAVAAAVEGPVSAFCPASILQMHPHVTVIVDPPAAAYLRAIDYYRFAFTNKPAWQGF; from the coding sequence GTGGAACTCGTGATCGCCGACGACGCCGCGGCCGCGGGCCGGCTCGCGGGTGGCATCATGGCCGACCACATCGGCGGCGGTGCGCACGCGATCGGCCTGGCCACCGGATCGTCACCGCTGGGCGCCTATCGCGAGCTGATCCGCCGGCATCGCGCGCAGGGCCTGAGTTTCCGGCAGGTGCAGGCGTTCCTGCTCGACGAGTACATCGGCCTCCCGCCGGGCCATCCGCAGTCGTACGCGCGCTACATCCGCGACGAATTCACCTCGCACGTCGACATCGCCGACGCCGCGGTGCACAGCCCCGACGGCAACGCCGCCGACATCCCTTCCGCCGCAGCGAGTTACGAGCAGATGATCGCCACCCGCGGCCCGATCGCGGTGCAGATCCTCGGCATCGGCGGCAACGGCCACCTCGGCTTCAACGAGCCCGGTTCGTCGCTGCGCTCGCGCACCCGGGTGAAGACGCTGACCCCGAAGACCCGCGCCGACAACGCCCGCTTCTTCGGCGACGACCTGTCCCGGGTGCCGACCCACGTCCTCACCCAGGGCCTCGGCACCATCGGCGACGCCGGGCATCTGCTGATGATCGCCACCGGCGCGGCCAAGGCCGAGGCCGTCGCCGCCGCCGTGGAGGGCCCGGTGTCGGCGTTCTGCCCGGCCTCGATCCTGCAGATGCATCCGCACGTCACGGTGATCGTGGACCCGCCCGCCGCCGCCTACCTGCGGGCGATCGACTATTACCGGTTCGCGTTCACGAACAAGCCCGCGTGGCAAGGATTCTGA
- a CDS encoding SH3-like domain-containing protein has protein sequence MQRRVSDIGPVERTPLDSPYTISTDLYEALRHIPHDVGGQADLPVPYLEKEEENWEMNTYVTCECLAWRGVWNAEMRRRAENDLGATLYFGLPYYARWATVATKTLIDQGLITPDELSAKIDEVRARLRKAAS, from the coding sequence ATGCAGCGGCGAGTATCCGATATCGGCCCGGTGGAGCGTACGCCACTGGACTCGCCGTACACGATATCCACCGATCTCTACGAGGCGTTGCGGCATATTCCGCACGATGTCGGCGGTCAGGCCGATCTACCGGTTCCCTACCTCGAGAAGGAGGAGGAGAACTGGGAGATGAACACCTACGTCACCTGCGAATGTCTGGCGTGGCGCGGAGTGTGGAATGCGGAAATGCGGCGACGCGCGGAGAACGATCTGGGTGCGACATTGTATTTCGGTCTGCCGTACTATGCGCGATGGGCCACGGTCGCCACGAAGACCCTGATCGATCAGGGGCTGATCACCCCCGACGAATTGTCCGCGAAAATCGATGAGGTGCGCGCCCGCCTGCGGAAGGCGGCATCATGA
- a CDS encoding SH3-like domain-containing protein: MTRFEIGDRVTVRDATTLFHTRTQAYTRGCTGVVVEHRPDWIIPEDEAWGRDRDGRTEPFYVVRFRQSELWSDYTGFEIDTLETEFSERWLEPAEEAAT, from the coding sequence ATGACCCGTTTCGAGATCGGCGACCGGGTCACCGTGCGGGACGCCACGACGTTGTTCCACACCCGTACGCAGGCCTACACGCGCGGATGTACCGGCGTGGTGGTCGAGCATCGGCCCGACTGGATCATTCCGGAGGACGAGGCGTGGGGCCGCGACCGCGACGGCCGCACGGAGCCGTTCTATGTGGTGCGCTTCCGGCAGTCCGAATTGTGGTCGGACTATACGGGTTTCGAGATCGATACGCTCGAAACCGAATTCAGCGAACGTTGGCTCGAGCCCGCGGAGGAGGCGGCGACATAG